A genomic stretch from Mycobacterium paraterrae includes:
- a CDS encoding DinB family protein, translating into MAEIQRPDRREHALSGERPTLEAFLDDYRDIVVCKASGLSDVDARRHLVPSPTTVGGLVKHLRWAEYGWFDQFLQGRLDDNRRTHERSWEFELQPDESLPTLISEYQAQCAESRRIAANYPLDHELWHGRLGTTVSLRWIYVHMIQEIARHAGQIDILREQLDGETGFD; encoded by the coding sequence ATGGCCGAGATTCAACGTCCCGATCGTCGTGAGCACGCGCTCAGCGGCGAACGCCCGACCTTGGAAGCGTTCCTCGACGACTACCGAGACATCGTCGTATGCAAGGCATCCGGGCTATCGGACGTGGACGCCCGTCGCCATCTTGTTCCGTCGCCGACCACGGTCGGGGGCCTGGTCAAACACCTGCGGTGGGCGGAATACGGCTGGTTCGACCAATTCCTGCAGGGGCGTCTCGACGACAACCGGCGTACCCACGAGCGGTCCTGGGAGTTCGAGCTGCAGCCCGACGAGTCACTGCCGACCCTGATCTCCGAATATCAGGCGCAATGCGCGGAGTCCCGCCGCATCGCCGCAAATTATCCGCTGGACCACGAGCTGTGGCACGGCCGACTCGGGACGACGGTTTCGCTGCGGTGGATCTACGTGCACATGATCCAGGAGATCGCCCGCCACGCGGGACAGATCGACATCCTGCGCGAACAACTCGACGGCGAAACGGGTTTCGACTAG